Proteins encoded in a region of the Armatimonadota bacterium genome:
- a CDS encoding transporter — MKMLRSVVALLVFVLSAAVLAQQPSALTLQDSIRIALQNSRTLRSVLQDERKAGARVREAKGAGLPQLDVSANYRRLDRVPKAKFPSFDPTTGTFTFNEIEIQPIDSGTATVSLSQVIDVSGVVRTATDAASLYSRIANLDVQRTRNEVVLQVKQAFYDVLRTQELVKVAEEALQNAQTRRKLAQAAVEAGVSPKLDVMRADAAVAAAQQAVIAARNALQLAKAAFNNVLGRRVDEPVELLPADEPEPEQADFNRYLQEALSRRPEMIQANLGVSLAEKQVIAAKRDQLPNVVVRGQWDFNLKTSTFQPRESSFTTIAALQFKIWDSGQTQGRIEQARADVDKAKITIENVREGIALEVRNAYLSLQEAREKVAAAEKGLQAATESLRVARVRYEAGVSTQLELSDAELAYTQAEQNLVNARYDLRVAWARLEKAMGRYAQAP; from the coding sequence GTGAAGATGTTGCGTTCGGTTGTAGCGTTGTTGGTTTTCGTGTTGTCGGCGGCTGTGTTGGCGCAGCAGCCGTCGGCGCTAACCCTTCAGGACAGCATTCGCATCGCTTTACAGAATAGCCGCACGCTACGGAGCGTATTGCAAGACGAGCGCAAAGCAGGCGCGCGCGTTCGTGAGGCAAAAGGGGCAGGCCTACCACAGTTAGATGTATCGGCAAATTACCGCAGGCTGGACCGCGTGCCGAAGGCGAAGTTTCCCTCTTTTGACCCCACCACAGGCACCTTCACCTTCAACGAGATAGAGATTCAACCCATTGACTCTGGCACGGCGACGGTGAGCCTAAGCCAGGTCATCGATGTCAGCGGGGTGGTACGCACAGCGACGGACGCTGCCTCACTGTATTCCCGCATCGCCAATCTGGATGTTCAGCGTACGCGCAACGAGGTTGTGCTGCAGGTGAAGCAGGCATTTTATGACGTGCTGCGTACGCAGGAACTGGTGAAGGTAGCGGAAGAGGCGTTGCAGAACGCACAGACGCGCCGCAAGCTGGCGCAGGCAGCGGTAGAAGCTGGCGTCAGCCCGAAACTGGATGTGATGCGTGCCGACGCTGCTGTGGCCGCAGCGCAACAGGCGGTAATTGCCGCCCGCAACGCCCTGCAACTGGCAAAGGCGGCGTTCAACAACGTGCTGGGCAGGCGTGTGGACGAGCCTGTGGAGCTGCTTCCCGCCGACGAGCCAGAGCCGGAACAGGCAGACTTCAACCGGTATCTGCAGGAAGCGCTCTCCAGGCGACCGGAGATGATTCAGGCGAATCTGGGCGTGTCGCTGGCGGAGAAACAGGTTATCGCGGCGAAGCGCGACCAGTTGCCCAACGTCGTCGTGCGCGGGCAGTGGGATTTCAATTTGAAGACGTCCACCTTCCAGCCTCGCGAATCCAGCTTTACCACGATAGCCGCACTGCAGTTCAAGATTTGGGATAGCGGACAGACGCAGGGGCGCATCGAGCAAGCTCGTGCCGACGTGGACAAAGCGAAAATCACCATTGAGAACGTGCGCGAGGGAATCGCGCTGGAGGTGCGTAACGCCTACCTGAGCTTGCAGGAGGCTCGCGAGAAGGTGGCGGCGGCAGAGAAGGGGCTACAGGCGGCTACCGAAAGTCTGCGCGTCGCCCGCGTGCGCTACGAGGCTGGCGTCTCCACACAGCTGGAGCTGAGCGATGCCGAGCTGGCGTATACGCAGGCGGAGCAGAACCTCGTCAACGCGCGCTATGACTTGCGCGTGGCGTGGGCGCGCCTCGAGAAAGCGATGGGTAGATATGCACAAGCACCATGA
- a CDS encoding multidrug ABC transporter, with the protein MWLTSVAIRRPVFILMVFSALAVLGWTAASKMRVELNPSVDFPYITVVTVYPGAGPREVETLISKPIEDAVNGINGVKNVTSVSQEGISLVAIEFNLGVDSGQAAADVREKVDAIRASLPREALSPSISKIDINAFPVLYYGMSSDRPSKQLRYIAEEIVSNRLARVPGVASVSIVGGDVREIRVEVDRARLDAYGLNIMQVVQALQAANLNVPSGRIEEQRHEYAVRVVGEFQNLDQIRNVRIPVTNRMNPMGAPNVVRLADVATVRDDVAERTEGARVNTRNTVAIIITKAADANTVDVCNGVKREIDQLKKELPRDIEFVLTQDQSKFVLESLTDLRVALFLAVFLAVTIVYLFLHNIRGTFIVSLAIPTSIISTFLVMYGFGFTLNTMTMLALSLAVGILVDDSIVVLENIFRHLTHGEEPAEAALNGRSEIGLAAITITLVDVVVFVPIAFMGGIVGQFFRSFGITVATATLFSLLVSFTLTPMLASRWFRMGEEVEAKRGVFAAFDRFYHALDRLYRRILEKALRRRWLVIGIGNGLLLSILLIIAGSLVGRRFLVPAGFVAGATAAIGFLFWLLALIWRSNRKPLFVAGWGTFIMAGAFFLSGLLGSAVGRPLLPFRFAPDQDQGVIQISVEMPAGTSLEATDRVLSRIEEVIYNTPSIRRDVEHMFTSIGNTTAGIFGTGGRGAQYGEIQITCAEKQALGDRLTGWLPWVKHPYLRTRPSSEIAEEIRRKVGTIPGAKIKINAVSGFRGGAGAPIQIELTGQDTELLVRTAERVMAVVSPIEGIVDPDISWKLGKPELQVRVDPDKAASVGMTVAQVASALRTYIEGNTDTKFREGGKEYDIRVQLLKAQREDVNAVSDLVIGYFNGRPVRLSDVGSVEMSSGPTKIDRKNRQRLVTFTAYLKPGYATGNMQLVIDEALAKAQLPPPGVQLQWAGEVQRQQEEGGYLGQALMLAIVLVYMLMAALFESLLMPLTIMLSLPQAMIGALLGLIITGNSLNIVSMIGIIMLMGLVTKNAILLVDYTNTLRSRGLPRLQALLEAGPTRLRPILMTTFAMVFGMLPTALAIGRGSEFRAPLGIAVIGGLLLSTLLTLVVIPCVYTVFDDMGNWFARTIFRRGVYPKQQVPVREPEVVD; encoded by the coding sequence ATGTGGCTTACCAGTGTAGCGATACGGCGTCCCGTTTTCATCCTGATGGTGTTTTCCGCCCTGGCGGTACTGGGATGGACGGCTGCCAGCAAGATGCGTGTGGAGCTGAACCCGAGTGTGGATTTCCCTTACATCACTGTGGTCACTGTCTACCCGGGTGCGGGTCCACGCGAGGTGGAAACGCTCATCTCCAAACCGATAGAGGACGCGGTGAACGGTATCAACGGCGTCAAGAACGTCACCTCGGTCTCCCAGGAAGGCATTTCGCTGGTTGCCATCGAGTTTAACCTGGGCGTTGACTCCGGTCAGGCAGCCGCTGATGTGCGCGAGAAGGTGGATGCCATCCGTGCCTCCCTGCCGCGTGAAGCGCTGTCGCCGTCCATCTCTAAGATAGATATCAATGCCTTTCCGGTACTCTACTACGGCATGTCCAGCGACCGTCCCAGCAAGCAGCTGCGGTATATCGCTGAAGAAATCGTGAGCAACCGGCTGGCGCGTGTGCCGGGCGTGGCTTCGGTGTCGATAGTAGGCGGCGATGTCCGTGAAATCCGCGTAGAGGTGGATCGGGCGCGCCTCGATGCCTACGGGCTGAACATCATGCAGGTGGTGCAGGCGTTGCAGGCAGCGAACCTGAACGTGCCCAGCGGGCGAATCGAAGAGCAGCGTCATGAGTACGCCGTGCGCGTGGTGGGCGAGTTCCAGAACCTGGACCAGATACGTAACGTGCGTATCCCGGTCACCAACCGGATGAACCCGATGGGTGCGCCCAATGTGGTACGCCTCGCGGACGTGGCTACCGTCAGGGATGACGTTGCCGAGCGCACCGAAGGGGCACGGGTGAACACCCGCAACACGGTGGCTATCATCATTACCAAAGCCGCCGATGCGAATACGGTGGACGTCTGTAACGGCGTGAAGCGTGAAATAGATCAGCTCAAAAAGGAACTGCCCAGAGATATCGAGTTCGTGCTGACCCAGGACCAGTCCAAGTTTGTTCTGGAAAGCCTTACCGACCTGCGGGTTGCGCTCTTTCTGGCGGTATTCCTTGCCGTCACTATCGTGTACCTCTTCCTGCACAATATCCGCGGCACGTTCATCGTTTCGCTGGCGATACCCACCTCTATCATCAGCACCTTCCTGGTGATGTACGGATTTGGCTTCACCCTCAACACGATGACCATGCTGGCACTATCGCTGGCGGTGGGTATTCTGGTGGACGACTCCATCGTGGTGCTGGAAAATATCTTCCGCCACCTGACCCACGGCGAAGAACCCGCCGAGGCAGCGCTCAACGGACGTTCCGAAATCGGTCTGGCAGCGATTACCATCACACTGGTAGACGTGGTGGTGTTCGTGCCCATTGCCTTCATGGGGGGCATTGTGGGGCAGTTCTTCCGTTCGTTCGGCATCACGGTAGCCACTGCCACCCTCTTTTCACTGCTTGTTTCGTTTACGCTCACGCCGATGCTGGCATCGCGGTGGTTCCGCATGGGCGAAGAAGTGGAGGCAAAGCGCGGAGTGTTTGCGGCGTTTGACCGTTTCTACCATGCGCTGGACAGGCTCTATCGGCGCATTCTGGAGAAGGCGTTGCGTCGTCGCTGGCTGGTCATCGGCATCGGAAACGGTCTGCTGCTGAGCATTTTGCTCATCATCGCTGGCTCGCTGGTAGGCAGGCGATTCCTGGTGCCGGCGGGGTTTGTGGCGGGCGCCACCGCCGCCATAGGTTTCCTGTTCTGGCTGTTGGCGTTGATATGGCGCAGTAACCGCAAGCCACTATTCGTCGCCGGATGGGGCACGTTTATCATGGCGGGCGCGTTCTTCCTGTCAGGCTTGCTGGGGAGCGCGGTAGGACGCCCCTTGTTGCCCTTCCGCTTTGCGCCCGACCAGGATCAGGGCGTCATCCAGATCTCTGTGGAGATGCCGGCGGGAACGTCGCTGGAGGCAACAGACCGAGTGCTTTCGCGAATCGAAGAGGTTATCTACAATACCCCTTCCATTCGTCGCGATGTGGAACATATGTTCACCAGCATCGGCAACACTACTGCGGGTATATTCGGCACCGGCGGACGGGGAGCGCAGTACGGCGAGATACAGATTACCTGTGCAGAGAAACAGGCTCTGGGAGACAGGTTGACAGGGTGGCTTCCCTGGGTGAAGCATCCCTACCTGCGCACCCGCCCGAGCTCCGAAATCGCCGAGGAGATACGTCGAAAGGTAGGCACTATCCCGGGTGCGAAGATTAAAATCAACGCGGTTTCCGGTTTCCGCGGCGGCGCAGGTGCGCCCATCCAGATTGAGCTGACCGGGCAGGACACCGAATTGCTGGTACGCACCGCCGAACGTGTGATGGCAGTGGTTTCGCCGATTGAGGGCATTGTAGACCCCGATATCTCGTGGAAGCTGGGCAAGCCCGAGCTGCAGGTGCGCGTCGACCCCGACAAGGCGGCATCGGTAGGCATGACGGTGGCGCAGGTCGCTTCCGCGCTGCGCACTTACATCGAGGGCAATACCGATACCAAGTTCCGCGAGGGCGGCAAGGAGTACGATATCCGTGTACAGCTGCTTAAGGCGCAGCGTGAGGACGTGAACGCCGTCAGCGATCTGGTCATCGGTTACTTCAACGGGCGCCCAGTGCGTCTGTCGGATGTTGGCAGCGTGGAGATGAGCAGCGGTCCGACCAAGATAGACCGCAAGAACCGCCAGAGACTGGTCACCTTCACCGCCTACCTCAAGCCCGGTTATGCGACGGGCAATATGCAGCTGGTGATTGATGAGGCGCTGGCGAAGGCGCAGTTGCCTCCCCCCGGCGTGCAGCTTCAGTGGGCAGGCGAGGTGCAGCGCCAGCAAGAAGAGGGAGGCTATTTGGGACAGGCGCTGATGCTGGCGATTGTGCTGGTGTACATGCTGATGGCGGCGCTGTTCGAGTCGTTGCTGATGCCGTTGACCATCATGCTGAGCCTGCCCCAGGCGATGATCGGCGCGTTGCTGGGACTGATTATCACCGGCAACTCGCTGAACATCGTGTCGATGATCGGTATCATCATGCTGATGGGGCTGGTGACCAAGAACGCCATCCTGCTGGTGGACTACACCAACACCTTGCGCAGCCGAGGGCTACCGCGTTTGCAGGCGCTGCTGGAAGCCGGCCCCACCCGTTTGCGCCCGATCCTGATGACCACCTTTGCGATGGTGTTTGGCATGTTGCCCACCGCTCTGGCAATTGGGCGCGGTTCGGAGTTCCGCGCGCCACTGGGCATCGCGGTCATCGGTGGGTTGTTGTTGTCTACTCTGCTGACGCTGGTGGTTATCCCCTGCGTGTACACGGTGTTCGATGACATGGGCAACTGGTTCGCGCGCACGATATTTCGACGGGGCGTATATCCCAAGCAACAGGTGCCCGTGCGCGAACCGGAGGTCGTCGACTAA
- a CDS encoding signal peptidase I, whose amino-acid sequence MTGEWVEWIANLNVRYVLLISAVLTLVRLGLTPWDARLVRRPNAGLSPVYSPRLYSLNELVESAVLAFVLVFMVIRPFVVQAFYIPSGSMRPTLLEQDRILVDKFTLRFREPIPGDILVFKAPPEADPRQIEFIKRCVGVPGDVVEIREGVLYRNGKPINEPYIASPPEYDMKIIGGHVYEIDHYGNVRENNQLILDPHREAYIREAPSEKIPPGKLLMLGDNRNDSNDGHKWGLLDRSRVVGKAWILFWPPQRIRIVR is encoded by the coding sequence ATGACCGGCGAATGGGTAGAATGGATAGCGAACCTCAACGTTCGCTACGTATTGCTCATCTCAGCTGTTCTGACGCTGGTACGTCTGGGGCTGACGCCGTGGGACGCGCGCCTGGTGCGCCGGCCTAATGCGGGGCTGTCGCCAGTGTATAGCCCCAGACTGTACTCGCTAAACGAACTGGTCGAGTCGGCAGTGCTCGCCTTCGTTCTGGTGTTCATGGTCATTCGCCCGTTCGTGGTACAGGCTTTTTATATCCCCTCTGGCTCCATGCGCCCCACCCTACTGGAGCAAGACCGTATCCTGGTGGACAAGTTCACCCTGCGGTTCCGTGAGCCGATTCCCGGCGACATCCTGGTGTTCAAAGCGCCGCCGGAGGCGGACCCGCGCCAGATCGAGTTCATCAAGCGGTGCGTAGGGGTGCCGGGAGACGTTGTGGAGATTCGCGAGGGCGTGCTCTATCGAAACGGCAAACCGATCAACGAGCCGTATATCGCCAGTCCGCCGGAATACGACATGAAAATCATCGGCGGGCATGTGTATGAAATCGACCACTACGGCAACGTCAGAGAGAACAACCAGCTGATATTGGACCCGCATCGGGAGGCGTACATCCGCGAGGCTCCCTCCGAAAAAATCCCGCCCGGCAAGCTGCTCATGCTGGGCGATAACCGCAACGATAGTAACGACGGTCATAAGTGGGGATTGCTTGACCGCAGTCGGGTGGTGGGCAAGGCATGGATTCTCTTCTGGCCTCCCCAGCGCATTCGCATTGTACGCTAA
- the rplS gene encoding 50S ribosomal protein L19, with protein sequence MASAQQILAEITKDQLRTDLPEFGPGDTVRVHAKVIEGNKERIQVFEGVVIARKHGGISETFTVRKISHGVGVERTFMLHSPRIDKIEVVRRGKVRRAKLYYLRKKIGKAARIKELRTPR encoded by the coding sequence ATGGCATCGGCGCAACAGATACTCGCTGAAATTACCAAAGACCAGCTGCGAACCGACCTGCCCGAATTCGGACCGGGCGATACGGTGCGCGTACATGCAAAGGTCATCGAGGGCAACAAAGAGCGCATCCAGGTGTTCGAGGGCGTCGTGATTGCCCGCAAGCACGGCGGCATCAGTGAAACCTTCACCGTGCGCAAAATCTCACATGGCGTTGGCGTAGAGCGAACCTTTATGCTGCATTCCCCGCGTATCGATAAGATAGAAGTAGTACGCAGAGGTAAGGTACGTCGCGCCAAGCTGTACTACCTGCGCAAGAAGATTGGCAAAGCAGCACGAATCAAGGAATTGCGCACGCCACGATGA
- a CDS encoding hypothetical protein (possible pseudo, frameshifted): MQHLADERLHQLLTWLAQQGIASETPTRETPCVFVDGTGVGYASPFLAQYLRGAQVRQQRSHVKVVALGCWQGGRVWVMGLSCGGAYADEGRLLWEWVERHGLGGLSCGTLLVGDGLYGYRAQLLVALERAGWLPVAVVRDGVWQQVRADARLRARARAQTYGWALRERYRIEQVFGSVKGAYGSVWRARSWVVARVWVWGMFVLWNMVGVVQVAGSGCFVCWWWVWGLCDFSNTLIKHLTNIAENAMLCSLRRGDSL; encoded by the coding sequence TTGCAGCATCTTGCAGACGAACGCCTGCACCAACTGCTCACTTGGCTTGCCCAGCAGGGCATCGCGTCAGAGACACCGACCCGTGAAACGCCGTGTGTGTTTGTGGATGGCACGGGCGTGGGGTATGCCTCACCGTTTTTGGCGCAGTATTTGCGTGGGGCACAGGTACGTCAGCAGCGGTCGCATGTGAAGGTGGTGGCGTTGGGGTGTTGGCAGGGGGGTCGGGTGTGGGTGATGGGGTTATCGTGTGGGGGGGCATATGCGGATGAGGGGCGTCTGTTGTGGGAGTGGGTGGAGCGTCATGGGCTTGGTGGTTTGTCGTGTGGCACTTTATTAGTTGGGGACGGGTTGTATGGTTATCGGGCGCAGTTATTGGTTGCGCTGGAGCGTGCGGGTTGGTTGCCTGTGGCAGTGGTTCGGGATGGCGTGTGGCAGCAGGTGCGTGCGGATGCGCGGTTGCGTGCGCGTGCACGTGCGCAGACATATGGTTGGGCGTTGCGGGAGCGTTATCGGATAGAGCAGGTGTTTGGTAGTGTGAAGGGAGCTTATGGGAGTGTGTGGCGAGCGCGTTCGTGGGTGGTTGCACGGGTGTGGGTGTGGGGCATGTTTGTGTTGTGGAACATGGTGGGTGTGGTGCAGGTGGCTGGTAGCGGTTGTTTTGTGTGTTGGTGGTGGGTGTGGGGTCTATGCGATTTTTCGAACACCCTCATAAAACACTTGACAAATATTGCTGAAAATGCTATGCTTTGTTCGCTCAGACGTGGAGATTCTCTGTGA
- a CDS encoding methyltransferase has protein sequence MHSVPPEYLNKVYLGDVMDLLKSLPDQCVDMVYGDPDYNVGVKYGDKSYTRDFEEYVEWYIELARESLRVLKDDGNMFLINYPKQNAYLRVKFLDEACYAVHDYVWIYNTNVGHSPRRFTTAHRSILHCRKSEHNRFYKDQVAQPYQNPTDKRILRNLANGSKGRMPYSWFYFDLVKNVSHEKTFHACQIPQKLAEMLILSCTQPGDTVLVLFGGSGSEIEVCRRLERNFLSAEIDPKYHEMILRRLQIGRIEEKYRLTPRKENEVQLALPVSDDLG, from the coding sequence GTGCATAGTGTACCACCTGAATACTTGAACAAGGTCTATCTGGGCGATGTGATGGACCTGCTCAAATCACTGCCTGACCAGTGTGTGGATATGGTGTACGGAGACCCTGACTATAATGTGGGGGTGAAGTATGGAGACAAATCATACACGCGCGATTTTGAGGAGTACGTCGAGTGGTATATCGAGCTCGCCCGCGAGTCATTGCGCGTGCTGAAAGACGACGGCAACATGTTTCTCATCAACTACCCGAAGCAAAATGCCTACCTGCGCGTGAAGTTTCTGGACGAGGCTTGCTATGCCGTCCATGACTACGTGTGGATTTACAATACCAACGTCGGGCACAGTCCGCGCCGGTTCACCACAGCGCATAGAAGTATCCTGCACTGCCGAAAGAGCGAGCACAACCGCTTCTACAAGGACCAGGTAGCGCAACCTTATCAGAACCCCACCGACAAGCGCATCCTGCGCAACCTGGCAAATGGCTCAAAGGGCAGGATGCCTTACAGCTGGTTCTACTTTGACCTGGTGAAGAACGTCAGCCATGAAAAAACGTTCCATGCCTGCCAGATACCGCAGAAGCTGGCTGAAATGCTGATACTGAGCTGCACGCAACCCGGCGATACGGTACTGGTGCTGTTCGGAGGAAGTGGTTCAGAGATAGAAGTTTGCCGCAGGCTGGAGAGAAACTTCCTCTCCGCGGAGATAGACCCCAAGTATCATGAGATGATACTGCGGCGCTTGCAGATAGGACGGATTGAAGAGAAGTACCGCCTGACACCGCGTAAGGAGAATGAGGTGCAGCTGGCATTGCCAGTTAGTGACGATTTGGGGTAG
- a CDS encoding site-specific integrase — MARRRGNNEGSITQLPDGRWQARITYYEGGKRRRKAFYGATRKEAQEKLLQALADLQRGIMPTTGRQTVGEFLASWLEESARPTLRPRTYRRYHEIVHLHLVPTLGHIALSKLTPLQVQKLLNEKIASGLSPATVMYILAVLRRALGQAEKWQLVPRNVAKLVDAPRVSREEVQPFTVEEVQRLLETARGHRLYALFVLAVASGLRQGELLGLRWQDVDFERGTLTVAVQLQTIDGKQVLVEPKTARSRRTLQIPQFVLDVLQQHRANQLLEKAQEGESWREHGLVFASSVGTPVPARNLLRLWYNLLKKAGLPKRPFHTLRHTAASYLLAMGCDLRTVQQVLGHSQVGLTANLYTHVMPTLLQDAAQKMDALFRRLLEG, encoded by the coding sequence ATGGCGAGACGACGAGGCAACAATGAGGGCAGCATCACGCAGCTGCCCGACGGTCGCTGGCAGGCGCGAATCACCTATTACGAAGGGGGCAAGCGCAGGCGCAAAGCGTTCTACGGTGCCACACGCAAGGAAGCGCAGGAGAAGCTTCTGCAAGCCCTCGCCGACCTGCAGCGAGGCATCATGCCCACGACCGGAAGGCAGACGGTGGGGGAGTTTCTGGCTTCCTGGTTGGAGGAATCTGCCAGACCCACCCTGCGCCCTCGCACTTACCGACGCTACCACGAAATTGTGCATCTGCACCTGGTGCCGACGTTGGGACACATCGCGCTGTCCAAACTCACGCCCCTGCAGGTGCAGAAGCTGCTGAACGAGAAGATTGCGAGCGGTCTCTCCCCTGCGACGGTGATGTACATCCTTGCGGTGCTGCGCCGCGCGCTCGGTCAAGCCGAGAAGTGGCAGCTGGTACCTCGCAACGTGGCGAAGCTGGTGGACGCGCCTCGCGTGTCGCGTGAGGAGGTGCAGCCGTTCACGGTCGAGGAGGTGCAGAGGCTGCTGGAGACGGCGCGAGGTCACCGGTTATACGCGCTGTTCGTGCTGGCGGTGGCGTCAGGACTACGCCAGGGCGAACTGCTGGGTTTGCGGTGGCAGGATGTAGATTTTGAACGAGGCACGCTCACGGTAGCGGTGCAGCTGCAAACCATTGACGGCAAGCAGGTGCTGGTGGAGCCGAAGACCGCCCGCAGCAGGCGCACGCTGCAGATTCCACAGTTCGTGCTGGACGTTCTGCAGCAGCACCGCGCCAACCAGTTGCTGGAGAAGGCGCAGGAGGGCGAATCATGGCGTGAACACGGGCTGGTGTTCGCATCTTCGGTGGGCACGCCCGTACCGGCACGCAACCTGCTTCGGCTTTGGTATAACCTGCTGAAGAAGGCAGGACTGCCGAAGCGTCCGTTCCACACGCTGAGGCACACGGCAGCCAGTTACCTGCTGGCGATGGGTTGCGACCTTCGCACGGTGCAGCAAGTGCTGGGTCATTCGCAGGTCGGTTTGACCGCGAACCTCTACACCCACGTGATGCCCACGCTTTTGCAAGACGCGGCGCAGAAGATGGACGCGCTGTTTCGGCGGTTGCTGGAGGGCTAA